A window of the Roseburia sp. 831b genome harbors these coding sequences:
- the yhbY gene encoding ribosome assembly RNA-binding protein YhbY, giving the protein MTSKQRAYLSSQANSMDPIFQIGKASLTPEIITALDEAIEKRELIKIAVLKNCIDDPKEIATVIAERTRSEVVKVIGKKIILFRQAKKNSKFDLPK; this is encoded by the coding sequence ATGACAAGTAAACAGCGTGCTTATTTAAGCAGTCAGGCAAACAGCATGGATCCGATTTTTCAGATTGGAAAAGCAAGTCTGACTCCGGAAATTATTACCGCATTAGATGAGGCAATTGAAAAAAGAGAATTAATTAAAATTGCAGTTTTAAAAAACTGTATCGATGATCCGAAAGAAATCGCAACGGTAATTGCAGAACGTACCCGTTCTGAGGTTGTAAAGGTAATCGGTAAAAAGATTATTTTATTCCGTCAGGCAAAGAAGAATTCGAAATTTGATTTGCCAAAGTAA
- the obgE gene encoding GTPase ObgE, whose translation MFADRATIIIKSGKGGDGHVSFRREKYVPNGGPDGGDGGKGGDVIFVVDDGLNTLTDFRHRRKFAAEPGQEGGKKNCHGKNGADLILKVPAGTVIKDAASDKVIADMSGDNKRQVILKGGRGGLGNQNFATATMQAPKYAQPGGESIEIEVKLELKVIADVGLVGFPNVGKSTLLSRVTNAQPKIANYHFTTLQPNLGVVDLDGAAGFVIADIPGLIEGASDGIGLGHEFLRHIERTKVIIHMVDAAGTEGRDPIADIKAINHELEAYDPEILKKPQVIAANKIDAIYGDENEVIAKLRDEFETDGIKVFAISAVSGQGLKELLYHVNNLLATCSKEPVIYEQEFDPALAFFKDEAYTITRDDDAAFVVEGPKIEKMLGYTNIDSEKGFLFFQRFLKEQGILAELEERGIVDGDTVRMYGHEFDYYK comes from the coding sequence ATGTTTGCAGATAGAGCAACAATTATTATAAAATCAGGAAAAGGCGGCGATGGACATGTGAGCTTCCGCCGTGAAAAATATGTGCCAAACGGAGGACCGGATGGTGGAGACGGAGGAAAAGGCGGCGATGTCATCTTTGTTGTGGATGACGGGTTAAATACGCTTACCGATTTCCGTCATAGAAGAAAATTTGCTGCTGAGCCAGGACAGGAAGGCGGAAAGAAAAACTGTCATGGGAAAAATGGTGCAGACTTGATTTTAAAGGTTCCTGCAGGAACTGTCATTAAGGATGCCGCTTCTGACAAAGTCATTGCAGATATGTCTGGGGATAACAAGCGTCAGGTCATCTTAAAGGGTGGCCGTGGTGGTCTTGGAAACCAGAATTTTGCAACTGCTACGATGCAGGCTCCAAAATACGCACAGCCGGGTGGAGAATCCATCGAGATTGAGGTAAAACTGGAATTAAAAGTCATTGCAGATGTCGGACTTGTTGGATTTCCGAATGTAGGAAAATCAACCCTTCTTTCCCGCGTCACCAATGCACAGCCAAAGATTGCGAATTATCATTTTACAACTTTGCAGCCAAATCTTGGTGTTGTTGATTTAGATGGTGCAGCCGGATTTGTCATTGCGGATATTCCGGGACTTATCGAGGGCGCTTCGGACGGTATCGGACTTGGTCATGAATTTTTGCGCCACATTGAACGTACAAAGGTTATTATTCATATGGTAGATGCTGCAGGTACAGAGGGAAGAGACCCAATCGCAGACATTAAGGCAATCAACCACGAATTAGAGGCATACGATCCTGAAATTTTAAAGAAACCTCAGGTGATTGCAGCAAATAAGATTGATGCCATTTATGGCGATGAGAATGAGGTCATTGCAAAGTTAAGAGATGAATTTGAGACAGATGGTATCAAAGTTTTTGCAATTTCTGCCGTCAGCGGACAGGGGCTAAAAGAATTATTATACCATGTCAATAATCTGCTTGCAACATGCAGCAAAGAACCTGTTATTTACGAGCAGGAATTTGACCCGGCACTTGCCTTCTTTAAGGATGAGGCATATACCATCACAAGAGATGATGATGCAGCGTTTGTGGTTGAAGGACCAAAGATTGAAAAGATGTTAGGATACACGAACATTGATTCCGAAAAAGGATTCCTTTTCTTCCAGCGTTTCTTAAAGGAACAGGGAATTTTAGCAGAATTAGAGGAACGTGGTATTGTTGATGGAGACACCGTAAGAATGTACGGTCATGAATTTGATTACTACAAGTAA
- the rpmA gene encoding 50S ribosomal protein L27, with product MLNMNLQFFAHKKGVGSTKNGRDSESKRLGAKRADGQFVKAGNILYRQRGTKIHPGTNVGIGGDDTLFALTDGVLRFERKGRDKKQASVYPVASNE from the coding sequence ATGTTGAATATGAACCTTCAGTTTTTTGCTCATAAAAAGGGAGTTGGTTCTACAAAGAACGGCCGTGATTCCGAATCTAAAAGATTAGGAGCAAAGAGAGCAGACGGACAGTTCGTAAAAGCTGGTAACATTTTATACAGACAGCGTGGAACAAAGATTCATCCAGGTACTAACGTAGGTATCGGTGGAGATGATACTTTATTCGCTTTAACAGATGGTGTATTAAGATTTGAGAGAAAAGGAAGAGATAAGAAACAGGCTTCCGTTTATCCAGTAGCTAGCAACGAATAA